The following is a genomic window from Halanaerobiales bacterium.
CGAACCTACCGAACCTCTAGACCCAACTAAATATCCATCTTCTAAAGATTTTTTTACTAATTTGTGTGATATTAAATAAATTACTGAATAACCATTATCTATAATAGATTTCAATTCTTTTTCCAGACGATCAACTACTAAATCAGGAAGATTTTCACCATACATAGTATATGCTCGATTATAACTCATTTCTCTAATTTGTTTTTCTGAGCCTTCAATTTTAGGTGTAAACAAACCTTCAGGGATAGGTTTCATTTCTTCTATCTGATCAGCTATTTCTTTTGGATTATTTATTACAACTTCTTTAGCAACTTTTTCACCTAAATAAGAAAATTCTTCTAACATTTCATTTGTCGTTCGATAATAAAGTGGTGGTTGTTGATCAGCATCATCAAATTTTTGACCTAATTGTAATATTTCTCTAAATATCTTATCTTCTTCATTTAAAAAATGAACATCTGCTGTAGCTACAACCTTTTTATTTAATTTTTTTCCTAAATTATATATTTTTTTATTTATTTCTTTTAATTCTTCTTCTGATTCAAGTTGTTCACCTATCATAAATTTATTATTTCCTAATGGTTGTATTTCAAAATAATCATAAAAAGAAGCGATTTTTTCAATTTCTTTTTCAGATTTATTTTGCATATACGCTTTGTACAGTTGTCCTGATTCACAGGCTGAACTAATAAGCAAATTTTCCCGATATTGTATTAATTCACTTTTCAAAATTCTAGGTTTTCTATAAAAATGGTTAATATGAGAATTAGAAACTAATTTATAAAGATCTTTTAATCCTTTAGAGTTTTTAGCTAAAATTATGGTATGATAAGTTGGTAACTCCCGCCAGCTAATTTCACTACTTAATTTATTAATATCTTCTAATTTCTTATAATTTTTCTTTTTTAACATTTCTAAAAAGTTTATTAAAATTTCAGCAGTAGCCTCTGCATCATCATCAGCCCTATGATGATTTTCTAGATTTACATTAAAATATTTAGCTAAAGTATTTAATTTGTGATTTTTAATACCACTTAATAGTGCTCTACTTAAAGCAAGGGTATCAAGAACTGGGTATTCTGCTTCCGGTCTGTTTGTTTTTAAAAATGCTGATTGTAAAAAAGAGTAATCAAAGTCAGCATTGTGAGCAACTAATACAGAATCACCAATGAAATTAACAAAATCATCCAAAACCTTATCTATTTTTTCTGCATCTGCCACCATATTATCATTTATACCTGTTAAATCAGTTATTTTGCTAGGAATTTTATTATCAGGTTTTACAAATGATTGATAACGGTCTATAATTTCATTATTTTTTATTTTCACTGCTCCAATTTCAATAATTTCATTATTTTTAGGACTGAGACCTGTAGTTTCCAAATCAAAAACTACAAATGTAGTTTCATCTATTTTTTTATCTGGAGCATTTAAAATTAGAGGTTCACCATCATCAACCATATAGGCTTCTAAGCCATATAATATTTTTACTCCATGATCCTTTCCTGCCTGATAGGCATCTGGAAAAGCCTGAACAACACCATGATCTGTTATTGCTAAAGATTCATGACCCCATTCTCCAGCTCTTTTAATTACTTCTTCAACATTAACAACTGAGTCCATAGCACTCATTTGAGTATGGAGATGAAGCTCTACTCTTTTTTCTTGAGCATCATCTGTTTTAAGTTGTGGTTTAAATTCCATGATATCGTTTGCCATAAGACTTAACTCATTACTATAAGTATCATATTTTATAGGGCCTCTAACTTTTATCCACTTTCCCTCTTTTAATTCTCCTTTGAATTTACTTTCATCATTGACAAATAATTTTAAAGTTAATGAATCAGTTGTATCCGTAATAGAAATAACAAATAAAAGGTTATTATTGCGAGTAGTAAATTGATCAATATCAAATATTTGACCGGAAACTACCGCTTTTTTTCTTTCACTTTTGATTTCATTCAAATTATGAGTAATATTTTCAGCTATTTTCCTGCCGTAAATTATATTATTAATACTTTTGTTAGAGTCATTAGTCTTATTATTTTTTACTTTTTTATTATTAAAGCTGGTTTTCTTTTGTTTTTTAGGTTTTACTTTTTTTATTTTTTTCTCATCTATCTCTTCTAAAAAATCACCGTTATGAAAAGCCAACTCTATTTTTTTATCTAAATAATAATTAAGTCTATTCTCCAAGAATTTAGTGAATTTCATATTATTTTTAGCTTTTTTTAAGGCAATTTTAGATTCAAATATTATATCCAGATGACTTTTAGATTTTTCTTTATATTTCAATTCAGCCTTTTGTAACCAGCTGCTTATTATCGGATGTTTTTCTTTTGTTTCTTTTATTATTTGAGGCCAAACAAAGTCAATTTCTTTTTCAGGGGAAAGAGGATCCCAAATAGTAAGATTAAAATCCGGTAATCGACTTTCAAATTTATTTCTAATTTTTATTAAATCTTCATTTTTTTTATATGATATCAGCTTACATTCTTTTTTATCACTATCTACAATAATATATTTTAATTTTTCTCCAAAAGAATTTTCGGGTTTGATAACTTTAATCATCTAAAAGTCCTCCTAAACCTCTGTTAATCAATGATACTTATGAAAATTTTATATTTAATTAAATATTACTATAAAGTTCACTTATTTTAGCTACTGCATTATCTAAAGAAAATTCATGGTCTTTTCCTGTTTCTCTTTCTCTTACTTCAACTACTCCTTTATCAAGTGAACGAGATCCAATAACAATTCTTAAAGGCATTCCAATTAGATCAGCATCATTAAACTTAACCCCGGCTCTTTCTTCTCTATCATCTAATAATACATCAAAACCTTCATCCTTTAGATTATTATATAGTTTTTCAGATTCTTTTTCTAATTCTTCACTTCCACCTAATACCAGAATTTCAATATCAAAAGGAGCAATTGGTTTTGGCCAAATTATTCCCTGGTCATCATGGCCCTGTTCAATTGCAGCTGCAAGCAATCTAGAAATACCAATACCATAACTTCCCATAACAATAGGTTGTTCTTTACCATTTTCATCCAAATAAGTTGCATTCATAGATTCACTATATTTGGTTCCTAATTTGAAAATATGACCAACTTCAATTCCAGACTTTATTTCAAGTTCACCCTGACAGTGAGGACATTTATCTCCAGGTTCAACTGTTCTTAAATCAGTATAAGCATCAACTTCAAAATCTCTACCAGGATTTACATTTATTAAATGGAAATCAACTTTATTTGCCCCAACTACACCATTTACTACATTTTTTATTTTTTGATCTGCAATAATTTTAACATCTTCAATACCAACTGGGCCAATAAATCCTGCT
Proteins encoded in this region:
- a CDS encoding PolC-type DNA polymerase III, whose translation is MIKVIKPENSFGEKLKYIIVDSDKKECKLISYKKNEDLIKIRNKFESRLPDFNLTIWDPLSPEKEIDFVWPQIIKETKEKHPIISSWLQKAELKYKEKSKSHLDIIFESKIALKKAKNNMKFTKFLENRLNYYLDKKIELAFHNGDFLEEIDEKKIKKVKPKKQKKTSFNNKKVKNNKTNDSNKSINNIIYGRKIAENITHNLNEIKSERKKAVVSGQIFDIDQFTTRNNNLLFVISITDTTDSLTLKLFVNDESKFKGELKEGKWIKVRGPIKYDTYSNELSLMANDIMEFKPQLKTDDAQEKRVELHLHTQMSAMDSVVNVEEVIKRAGEWGHESLAITDHGVVQAFPDAYQAGKDHGVKILYGLEAYMVDDGEPLILNAPDKKIDETTFVVFDLETTGLSPKNNEIIEIGAVKIKNNEIIDRYQSFVKPDNKIPSKITDLTGINDNMVADAEKIDKVLDDFVNFIGDSVLVAHNADFDYSFLQSAFLKTNRPEAEYPVLDTLALSRALLSGIKNHKLNTLAKYFNVNLENHHRADDDAEATAEILINFLEMLKKKNYKKLEDINKLSSEISWRELPTYHTIILAKNSKGLKDLYKLVSNSHINHFYRKPRILKSELIQYRENLLISSACESGQLYKAYMQNKSEKEIEKIASFYDYFEIQPLGNNKFMIGEQLESEEELKEINKKIYNLGKKLNKKVVATADVHFLNEEDKIFREILQLGQKFDDADQQPPLYYRTTNEMLEEFSYLGEKVAKEVVINNPKEIADQIEEMKPIPEGLFTPKIEGSEKQIREMSYNRAYTMYGENLPDLVVDRLEKELKSIIDNGYSVIYLISHKLVKKSLEDGYLVGSRGSVGSSLVATMCDITEVNPLPPHYRCPECSRSEFFTEEKVGVGVDLPDKKCPECGTEYIKDGFDIPFEVFMGFKGDKVPDIDLNFSGEYQSKIHKETEKLFGEEYVYRAGTISTIADRTAFGFVKGYIDEKDLNLRKAEVNRLVDGCTGVRRTTGQHPGGLMVVPKNMDIHDFTPIQHPANDQETDVLTTHFDYHSISGRILKLDLLGHDDPTSLRMLQDITGIEPKSIPIDDPETMSIFSKNEALGVTEEEIGTKVGTLGIPEFGTSFVRQMLVDTKPTTFAELVRISGLSHGTDVWLNNAQDLIKNDTAELSEVISVRDDIMNYLLQKGIEPSKAFWIMEHVRKGKGLSEEEEKAMRDNNVPDWYIKSCKTIKYMFPKAHAAAYVMMAFRIAYFKVHHPKAFYKTYFSIKAGDFDAEMVSQGFDYIQRKMEELENKGNDKTQKEKGTLSVLEIVIEAMQRGVEFKNVDLYESAAYEFKLQEGKLLPPLISLQGLGNSAAESIVESRNNREYKSVEDLVNRSSVTKTVVEVLTDHGCLDDLPEKNQLSLW